The Brettanomyces bruxellensis chromosome 8, complete sequence genome segment GTAATTTATCATCCTTCAAGGTATCAAAAAGATTTGGATAGTCAAGGTCATCTGTTTGAATCCAGTTTAATATATCCATGTCCAAAACATTGCCATTataaacaacaaaatttcTGCTCTTATTGGAGATTTCTTCCCAAGAATAATGAACAAATCCAGTTGACTTTAATGAGTAAAAAGCCTTTCTGGCTTCAGGAGATGTATGGCAAGCATACCCATCATAGTAGTCAAAAGTAAAGTTTGGATGACTTGATCCATCCATGTTGAGGAGTTTGCATGGCATATACCAAGCTAATTCTTCACCAGAGTGTGGAATTGTGCAATTATCTCTCGGTGTAATTAGTCCTTTACAATTCCCATTGACATTCTGAAACAACAAGGTTCCATCTTTACCTCCAGCATTAGCCGGGGGATAAAGAATGTTCGATCCGGCAGAAATTCCTGGTGCCGCTGGATGCGACGAAGAATCCAAATTGTAGGCTCTACCATTGATGACTAAGTAACCAGTACTGATATCCTTTGGTGTTAATGACATTGAGTTTCTGCAAACAGATCTTGTGAAGCCAAAAGTTAAAAATGCAATGATTAAACCAAGAACTAGAATTATTGATATTAAGCCCATCTTCTCCCTCCATGCGTACTGCCTTTGCTGGGATTTCAAaccaaataaatttaaaagagGTGGAGGTGCCCAAAATGTCACACAGTAACAGTATATCTTCCAGAATGGAAATTTCTTGTGACTTTTATTCAAGTCACGGATTCTCCTAGGGGAAATAGATATTCCATAACGAGAAGTAAGTGGGACCGTTTCTGGGCTATCTTCATTAAGAGTGATGTCCGAAAAACTGCTACGATTATCCGCATCACTATTAAATTTATCGAACTTTTGAACTGCATATTTATCTTTGGATGAAGCTGTCTCCACGGGAGCATTCATATCAGTCAGTTGAATATCATTGGGATCCTCCAGCGAATTATCTCTATGCACAGATGATGGTCTGTTTGATTCTTCGCGACCAGTTAATGGTGAACTGTTCGGGTATGCAGAATATACAAAAGTATGCCTGCTTCTATTTCTACGAACCAATGTCCGTTTTCTTTGCAATGAGCCCGACTCTAAGTCATAGCTTCCCAAGCTATGCGGGCCTTTCCGCTTAGATACGTTATTTGATGATTGATGTTCACCCGTCCTTGTGGGAGCCGAATGTGGGATATCACTTGGCATTTTGGACTATGTTAAAAATCAATACCTTAAGTTCATTATAAATTATGTGTATTATAGCtgtaatataaaatatGTTAAGattctaattttttgtttttctcaGTATTTACATGAGGACCCCGAATCCTCCCtatgacaaaaaaaaaaaatgttaaaCGTAAACAAAACATtttgtttgaattttttttggtgatCGGATGCTTCAATTTCATTCTTTAAAAATCCGCTGCGGAAAAAGAGACATAGAGAATGCactaaaataaagtaaaaaaaaatgaaataaaagttGACGCGTTCAATTAATCTGATTATAGAAATTAATCCAAAAAGGGAACTGATATTAACCTtgtttcaagaaaaaagaaagatgcgAAAAAATTATTCGTGTACGGTTTTCACGAAACTTCAATTTActctctctcttttctccttcatAAAAAGTCTTACCTCCCGTGATAAAAATACACTATAAtccttcaatttttgcTCATTTTGCATATTACTTAATTGAATAATAACACAATGTCTGATCATAGAAgcccaagaaaaagaactatAGAATCGGACGACGAGAACTCTTCTGGTGAAGAAGTTTTCGCAAGCTCTTCACCAAAGCATCAATCATCCCCTGCACCTTCATCATTGGCATCTTCACCTAGAGCACAGCAACCACCATCTTCTCCAGCAATAccatttgaagaagatacGGAGGAGAATGAAGAACGAAAATAcatgaataataatattgatGATCTTGAAGATAAATTAGAAGAACAAACAGGTGTGGATTTAATAGGAGATGAAATGTCGAAAGATTACAAGTCCAAGCCGGAGCAAGATCGATATGATTCTGAACAATtggatgataatgaatatGATGCCTTGTCAGATTCCGAGAAGAGGAAAGTTGATGAGATGTTAGATGCAAGAGATAAgttaagaagaaaaaagcttGCAGGTGAAGGTAACCTCGATCTAGATGAAGGcgaaaatttgaatgatgTGCCAAGAGATGAATATGGTTTACCAATTCAGagacgaagaagaaggcaTGGTTATGAGGAAGATACTGAACATTATTTTGATGACGTTGACCCCTTGACGGAAGAATTGTCTTTGGACGCCCTTTCCGAAGTCAAAGCTCCATCTATTCTAGAATGGATAACTATGCCTAATGTTGCGAGATCTATTGCCAGAGAACTTAAatctttccttcttgaaTATACGGATGAGAAAGGTCGTTCAGTTTACGGTAGTAGGATTAGGACATTGGGTGAAATGAACAGTGAGAGTTTGGAAGTCTCGTATatgcatcttcttcattcaaAAGCCATTCTTGCCCTCTTTTTAACAACGTGTCCAGAAgaaatgctgaaaatatttgatgtGGTTGCAATGGAGGCCACTGAGCTACATTATCCCGATTACAGTCAAATACACTCCGAAATACACGTTCGTATAGCGGGTTTCCCTACAATTAACCAGCTTCGAGAATTAAGAGGGTCTCATTTGAATACATTAGTGAGAATTACAGGTGTTGTCACTAGAAGGACAGGTGTCTTTCCTCAGCTTAAATATGTGAAATTTGATTGCTTAAGATGTGGTGCGGTTCTTGGACCATACTTTCAGGACTCAAATCAAGAAGTTCGGGTTTCTTACTGTACAAACTGTCAGTCTCGAGGTCCATTCAGGTTGAATTCTGAGAAGACAGTTTACCGAAATTACCAAAGGGTTACCTTGCAGGAATCTCCTGGTAGTGTGCCACCTGGTAGAATCCCACGGCATAAGGAGGTTATTCTTCTGTGGGATTTGGTTGATTCTGCCAAGCCAGGTGATGAAATTGAGGTCACGggaatatacaaaaattcTTACGATGGAACTTTAAATGCAAAGAACGGCTTTCCGGTGTTTGCTACAGTCATCGAGGCTAACTCGATAAAAAGGCGTGAGGGTGCTGCTAAAGGATCTGGCGGTATTGGTTCTGTTATTGGTACAAGTGGGCTTTCTCCATTTGAATGgacagaagaagatgagagAGAAATTATTAAAAGAAGTAAGCAAAGAGGTATCGTGGACCAGATAATTGCATCAATGGCGCCATCTATTTACGGTCATAAGAATATTAAAACAGCAGTTGCATGCTCCTTGTTTGGGGGTGTTCCAAAGGACGTAAATGGGAAACATTCAATTAGGGGTGACATTAACGTTCTCCTTTTGGGTGATCCAGGTACTGCAAAATCACAAATTTTGAAGTATGTCGAAAAAACAGCACATAGAGCTGTTTTTGCAACAGGTCAAGGTGCTTCCGCTGTTGGTTTAACTGCATCAGTTAGACGTGACCCAGTTACAAGAGAGTGGACGTTAGAAGGAGGAGCATTAGTTCTCGCAGACAAGGGAGTTTGTCTGATTGACGAATTTGATAAGATGAATGACCAAGACAGAACATCTATTCATGAAGCTATGGAACAGCAATCTATTTCTATTTCCAAAGCAGGTATTGTTACCACTCTTCAGGCAAGATGTTCCATAATTGCTGCTGCTAATCCTATTGGTGGACGTTATAACTCTACACTGGATTTGCAAAGGAATGTGAATCTTACAGAACCTATCCTTTCTCGTTTTGATATAGTATGTGTTGTGCGGGATTTGGTGAATCCAGAGGCGGATGCAAGATTGGCTGAATTTGTGATAGATTCACATATCAGATCACATCCGTTAAACGATGATGGTCACGACGAAGATCCTGATAAGATGGATGTTTCTGATGACGATACGGTCAAtagtgaagatgatgatgaaaatattacttCTACACGGTTACGGAAAGAGGAAAACgcaagaaagcaaaaagaggatgaaaTTTCACCTATTCCACAGGCCTTTTTAATTAAGTATATTCATTATGCGAGAACAAGAATACATCCAAAGTTGAATCAAATGGATATGGATAAGGTTTCAAGAGTTTACGCTGATTTAAGAAAAGAGTCAAACACGACCGGCTCCTTTCCAATTACTGTGAGACATTTGGAAAGTATTCTTCGTATTTCCGAATCCTTTGCAAAAATGAGGTTGAGCGAGTATGTTTCAAGTGGTGATCTTGATAGAGCTATaaaagttgttgttgaCAGTTTTGTTGGAACCCAAAAGATCAGTATCAGAAAGCAGTTACAGAGAAGCTTTATGAAATACACCCTTCCACACAGAAAGCATCTACCACAGCAGGTTACTGTCTCTTGAATGTAgggaaatatttttacaTGTATTTGCGTATACATCTcgtttattttcttgttcaaTTACCTTTTTTGAATGTATAATTCAATggtgtgctttttttttttcaactcttTAATGTTAATGGATTGGTTTTGACGCACCCTGATATTAAGAATTAAATGTCCAGTCTATCCGGTGATCTCTTTTAGTAAATTATCCACATTTTCCCCTTCTTCTGCAGCCCTTTTCCGCAAGAATTTAAATTTGTTTTGacgacttttttttatttcatcagCATAATTGGTTCTATCAGATGAGAGATACAACTGTCTCGAGGGGTCAAtgtttctctttttcaaagtGTTTATTCTAGCTTTTGCAGATTGTGTCTGCTGTGATAATGCTAAGACACTTCCAAACTCTAAAGCAATAATGTCCGAATATTGTTTAATAAGATCAACTTCATCCTCGTCCTGAAATAAAGGTATGTCCTCAAAGTCGGTTAAATGTTGAATAAATTGCTCTACCGTGATAAAATTACCCAACTGACAAACTGGGCATTTCAATTCTACCATGATTCCATCTGAACGCTTTAGCCTAAGACATTTAGTAGCCTCCTTATATCCCATTGGCTGCAAAAGTGGCATATACTTTCGGGATGTTTGAGGATGTTTAACAAAGCCTTTAACATTTTGCTTATCAGTTTCCAAGGCagataaatattttaatgaGTTCTCGGTATACTCTTTATGTAGTTCAAGGAGTCTGTTTATATCACCGTCTGACAATGCTGTCTCATCacatttctttgaaaaacCATCCATTTTGTTGAGGTTCTACAAGTTATATCATTCAATAAGATTAGAAGTGCATTGTATCAGGGAAAAAGATAAGGTCTTCTACaatgaaatgaataaattaaagtttttttcagaatatGTGTACTGATAAACCAAAAAGTTCATCACGTGATATGCAAGTTCTTTTAGTAACATAATTTTTGTAGAGTAAGTTGTGGAAAAATGATGTATCACAAAGCGATGTTCGATGAATATGAATCCATTAGTGATTATTGTAGAAGAGTGAAGCGATATTATTTACAAATCAATTTCAGTTTGCTGTTGTCACTAATATAAGCTTGGAATTTGTAAAGTTAGTCGTTTATAGTATTTCACATAAATATTGATTGAACTTAGTCCTTCCGTTCGTGATTCCTTTTAACTTGCaaataatatttcaatTCTTAACAGATATAACACGATGTTCTGCAGTATATGTGGAAATTTTTGTTGGAGTCATCATCCAGTTTGGAATAGAAATACGAAAGACTTTGTTcttgtaatattttagttaattagtttaagtgtgacgccGTAGACGCGACTGTCGACGTATTTATTACAGTTCTGTTCAAATTTAGTATAATTATGTACTCAAATAATCAGGTTGAATTAAGTGTATTCTAAACAAATGATAACTGTAACAATCCCTATCGCTTTCTATTAAAAACTCTTCAGAAATTTATCATGGAGGTATAATCAATCGTTCCGGAAGGagtataaaaataaattctaTGGGAGTTTTCGTGCTCGAAGAATACGCCGAAATCTCAGTAAAATCAACCAATAAAAATCTTAGACTTGAGTAAGCGGGAATTGGCACATCCTGCTGACGGGGTATTGGCCGATTTCTACGCGTTCATTTTtacttcactttatttcaattttctttcatttgcTTCAATTCGTGgtattttttcacttcttcaTACGGTacgaaaattttttccgcAGACAGACAGAAGTCAATTTAAGATCCGAAGAGGTGCCAAGTTCAACGTCGTCAGCAGTTTCGGGAAGCTTCAATTGAAATCATAAATATACCTGGAAACGGCAGTGATAAGATGAcggaagagaaaaaatcCCCAATTAAAAACACTGATATTTTCACCTTCATTCCCAATCTCATTGGGTATGGACGTGTGTTAACGTTGTTAGCATCTTGGCTTACCATGAAAAGCTATCCTCTTATTACAATGTTGGCATTTTACTCGACCTCGTGCTTGTTGGACGCTTTTGATGGCGCAGCAGCGAGAAAATACGGCCAATCAACTAAATTTGGAGCTGTTTTAGATATGGTGACAGACAGATCTTCGACCTGTTCCCTTATAGTGTTTCTTGGTATCATTTATCCAGACTGGTGCATACTTTGGCAGTTTTTAATCTCGTTGGATCTTTCATCTCATTATATGCACATGTACGCTATGATCACAAGTGGTGCTTCTAGTCATAAGAGTGTTTCAAAGGATTCCAACATTTTGATGAGGCTTTACTACACGAACAGGAAGATTTTGTTCACTGTCTGTGCATTTAATGAGCTTTTTTATATTGCATTATACTTTGCTCATTACGATCTTGGTAACTTCCCTGGCACTTCCATTCCAACAGGTGTTATGCTTGCTTATATTTCGGCACCTACCTGGATCTTTAAGCAAATAATGAACGTGATTCAAATGGTGAACGCTGCTTTAATGATGTCTCACTTGGATGCACAGCAGTACAACAAATTGcacaaattaatttgaaaaagaatgtcATAGTTGTCTTTCCCCCTGTTATTTGAGATCTTTTATATCGTGTCTTTTTTGTCCGATAATTGACAGCTGCACGTACTCTGACAAGATTCGAAACTAGAAGCAGAGTTACCTTCCGATAATCCTACTGAACTCTTATCTGTAGCTAGGCCACTTTCCCGTAGATTGTAGTTCACGAGTGTCGCTTGTGCCTTTTTATTGAGCTATTTTACTTATTCCCAAAAGGATGTAGTTTAcaatttatatattataatagATGTGTAAGTGACTAGCTAGTCTCGTGTATCCGATGTGCACTCGGCCCAGAAATTCAGTAGTGTGTCCTATCAAAGCTACTTGTCTTATCCAAAGGCGAATTTAATGTCCGGTCTAAGAAAGAACTTCTGTGTGTTCCATTTTGTCTATGTGCTGATAGGAGACGCTCCTTGATTTTCTCCGGAGATGAAGGCCCCTTATCCTTTGAAGGAGTgttcaaatttatcaaagGTCTAACACCGGAGTTCTGAGTTAAACCGTTAAGtcttgaaatattcatgCTGGCaaaacttcttgaaatatCATTTTCTATTCCAGATCTATTTGGGGACCctgaatattttaaaattgGTGGCTCCTCTTTCACCTCCGCCTTTCCTATAATGTTTGGTTCGTCAATATCATCCGTGCTATGAATCTGGGGTAGGCCCAAAATCTTTCGTTGAGAATCCGTTAATGGTAAATCTAAGCATTTGTCCTGAGGCTTTAACAATCTCACAACTGCTATAAGTATATTTAAAAGTAAGCCAACATAAATTGCGTAATTAACATAGCTCATGATGGTGAAAAGCGTGGTATCTTTGTTTCGCACGGAAGAACCTTTCAGTTCAACTTTTATCCTCAAGAGGGTGACGATGGCACAAATAAGCTtgtaaaaagtaaaaagtaGCAAGCAAACGACCAACCGGCCCACTTCATAGCTTTTATTGATCATTCTCTTCAGAGCGATTTTCATGTATGGGCTACCAAGGTCTGTATCATTATCCAACTTCTTATTTTGGGGCTTTTGTTTCCCATCGATCGTCCTGTTATAGGAAGAAGACATCACATTATTGGGAGATAAAACAGGAGTCGTCCCAGGGGTGGTTCTCCTCGATCTAAAAACTGAACGATTGTAAATTTGAGAAAATAACGTGGggtcttctttcttttcggGTGTCATGCTAAGCTCTAATTGGTGCTGATGaattttctccttctgtTCGACCTTTTGCTTCAAACTGGAATATCTTTTCTGTGCATGTCCAAATAAGTCATCTCCAACATGAGCCGCATCCAAAAGCCGTTCCGTGATTTTCTTAATGCTGTCTTTTTGGATTGAATCAGCATCTGGTGTTGTTTCATTGTAAGTTAAGAAATCGTTTCGTCTAGGTGAGGTGCGAGATGACCTGAACGGGGATGATACAAGGGCCTTTATTGGAGTAAAGGACGTAATACCCTCTGATGGATGGACAGGATTTgatttatcaaatatattgcTTGAATTTTCAAGGCCTGAGCCCATCTCCGAATTAGACCATGTCGGCAACCGTTTATTACCACTTTTGGCCCTTCTAACTCTAGAGAATGTGTCTTCTGCAGATGATGCAAATGAGCTCGTGGAATTCGCCGACGGTGAAAGTTGAATTTTGTCTAACATTTATATGTGGATGATCGATAAGAAACAAAAGAGCAAGAGTCCGACAGCTTTAGCCAACATTCACAAGTGTTGTTTATTTGAAGTGTACTTTAAATTAGAATGCAAGGGCCGAacggatgaaaaaaataaaaaaataaaaaataaaaaaataaaaaaataaaataaaaaaataaaaaaagtcaGGAAGTTATAGTTACTTAGAAAAGGGgcttcaacatcaacatttAGCATATCAGTTATCAGTCTTTGCTTATttcaaatagaaaagaacagTACGTTTACATTGATTATATCTGAATTAATTATGCCAACCCATAAACAGAAGGTTTACTCTAAAGGCCAATAGTTTGGGAAAAGATAATGCATTTTGATTGCAGCCCTTCTATCTCTTGCTGGCTTTTTCGTACTGACAGAAAACTTCATACTTCCATCCAAATCACCCCCAATTTCTCcggattttatttttggctCCAATAGATCAATAAGTTTTTCAGCAACACGATGTGCATTATCTGTATTGGCCTTAAGATTCCCAACAACCTGTTCAACAGTAACAGGCTCTTCCGACTCATTCCAGGAATCGTAATCAGTAGACATACAAATCATCTGGTACGCTATCTCTGCTTCTCTTGCCAATTTGGACTCAGGAATGCATGACATATTAATAACATCACCACCCCACGACCTATACAATTGTGATTCAGCTCTTGTAGAAAAGGCAGGTCCCTCCATGCAGACTAAAATCACATTCTTACCTTCAGTTTCCTTGGTATGAAGCTTAACACCATCGCCCTGCAAAATTTCTCTACAATGATCGCCAATCAATTTGTTTAATTTTGGATCGAAAGGCTCACCAAATCCAGCATGAGCGACAAAACCCTTGCAAAAGAATGTAGACGAGCGAATACCTTTGGTTCGATCAATTATCTGATTTGGAACAACAAAATCTCGAGGCTTGATATGTTCTCTTAAGGAACCCACCGCACTAAATGCAAGTATTACTTTAACACCTAATCCTTTTAAAGCGGCGATATTAGCACGATATGGGACATCTGAAGGTAAAAGATCGTGATGAGGACCATGCCTGGCAAGAAACGCAATAGGAAATCCGCTGCTGGTACGTGCGATGGTAATTGGAGAGGATGGCTCACCCCAAGGTGTAGATATAATAAGTTTAGCGATTGGTTTCAAGGCAGCTAAGGAGTATAAGCCTGTTCCTCCAATAATTGCCAGAAGGACTGGCTCGTGAAATTCGTGCGCTAGTTTTGTCATAATTGGCATTGATAGTTAGATTCGGGCAAAGAGCGTTGGCAAATTTCAATTCCTTTTCCACTATTCAGCTAGTCGGAAGTACGGGCAAGAGGAAGGAAatatgagaaaaaaaaaaacgttgAGAGTTGTTGGATCTGGCGAAATATCGCAATTTCGCGATCAGgtgaaatatttcctttCTCGACCCTATCAGCAAATTATCCATACAGACGGTATTAAGCTGGAAACTAACCGGTGCCAATTTCCTTTGCCAAGCACGTTCTCtaattaaataatatacaTCATTAAATTGGTATGAGAAGAAGCATATCTAAAAATTTACATGGTATCACTCCGTAATCATTTTTCCTTAACATCTAAAAAGTACTGCTCCGGAGTGTAAAATTTAACACCAATCTTTTTTGCTATTCCAATATCACACTCACTGAAATCTCCTGGTCTACCAGCAGCGTCCCCACAAAAAAAGCTGTCTTGATAAGAAACATCTTCCTTTGTGGCATTTATATCATTAAGAAGCTGCTGAAACATTCCTATATCTGGTTTGCGTGCTATTTTAGCCGCCTTTTTAGCAAGTACATTTTTATTCGCCTGCGGATCTCTGGTGGCAGCATAAATTACTATTGGCAATGATGTCAAAGTGCTAAGTTTCTTTATGATGCTGGAAATTTTATGCGTGAATCCACTTAGACTTTTTGATCTCTTTGTGTTATTAATAGCTCCTTGATTTGTAAATATAGCAATGACTTTAATGGTATCATCGTTCGAATGAATTGTTTCTAATTCCTTAAGCCTTGAAACTACTTCAGGATATTTTATACACCAATCCCACGCACCATGACCGAAACGTGTACCAGACTGCGTAGTTATGATGGTTTCATCCATATCAAAGCCTGCGATACTGTACTTTTTCCCTGTCAATGATTTGTCACCTAACCTAATACTTAGAAATTTGTCATTATACATTCTAAGCATGTGCGACCCAATCCTCTCACAGTTTTTTCTATACCTAATTTCTTGATAGTGGTATACTTCCCCTCCTATTAGCATTGATTTAGGAATTGGCGGAAACGATTCATCCTCATTTTGCACAGGATTATTCATAATGATCCTTGGATGTTATTCGATATAATTATGACTTcaatagaaaatgaaatgtcCGTCGGAATTGAGCATAGGATTAACTGAAGACAGATTGATCGAGCTTTAATAAGGTGACTGCCAGAAACACCACtaagagaaaaataacggtaaccaaaaaaataagtgaAAAAACTGTAACAAATTACAGGGAACATACAGCGTGCATTAAAATTCCTACAAGCAATTTAATCCGAATTTACAGTTTAAATCCCGGTTTATCGTATGAATTATTAAATAATCGtgagtatatatatatacaagtTTTAGGCCTTCAAGTGCTTTACGAAACTCGGCAAAGCAACTCACCGGTTAACTGTTTTTTCACGGCCTCGTAAAGATTCAACACATCTCCATTACTGGCTCTCACAAACACAACCTCATCAGGTTTCATTGGCTTCACGAATCTAACTCTATTTCCTGCAGCAAAGTGAACAAGCTCGTCATTTGTCAAATGGACTCTTCTATTAGGTTTCGAAATAAGATGAATATGTGATAGCACTGGCTTATTATCTTTGTATTTCAGTCCAAGCCACAACCTCCTTGTGGACACATTGTCAGGAGTAACTTCTACCTGTTTAATGTCTGGACCATTAATAGAGCCACGTTGAACGGAAGATATAAATCCTTCATTGTACAATCCTAACGCAATTTGCAAATGTAGTCGAGTATAGGGTATTTTAGCCAATGGTAACTTTGCCATCACACAATTCTGTAAATGGCTGCAAACATTTGCCAAGTTTACCAAAGACATTCCTCCTAGAACCAAATGGTGAAGTAAGCTCACGTACTGCAAATATCTATACTATTTCAACGCTTTGTCC includes the following:
- the MCM2 gene encoding MCM DNA helicase complex subunit — translated: MSDHRSPRKRTIESDDENSSGEEVFASSSPKHQSSPAPSSLASSPRAQQPPSSPAIPFEEDTEENEERKYMNNNIDDLEDKLEEQTGVDLIGDEMSKDYKSKPEQDRYDSEQLDDNEYDALSDSEKRKVDEMLDARDKLRRKKLAGEGNLDLDEGENLNDVPRDEYGLPIQRRRRRHGYEEDTEHYFDDVDPLTEELSLDALSEVKAPSILEWITMPNVARSIARELKSFLLEYTDEKGRSVYGSRIRTLGEMNSESLEVSYMHLLHSKAILALFLTTCPEEMLKIFDVVAMEATELHYPDYSQIHSEIHVRIAGFPTINQLRELRGSHLNTLVRITGVVTRRTGVFPQLKYVKFDCLRCGAVLGPYFQDSNQEVRVSYCTNCQSRGPFRLNSEKTVYRNYQRVTLQESPGSVPPGRIPRHKEVILLWDLVDSAKPGDEIEVTGIYKNSYDGTLNAKNGFPVFATVIEANSIKRREGAAKGSGGIGSVIGTSGLSPFEWTEEDEREIIKRSKQRGIVDQIIASMAPSIYGHKNIKTAVACSLFGGVPKDVNGKHSIRGDINVLLLGDPGTAKSQILKYVEKTAHRAVFATGQGASAVGLTASVRRDPVTREWTLEGGALVLADKGVCLIDEFDKMNDQDRTSIHEAMEQQSISISKAGIVTTLQARCSIIAAANPIGGRYNSTLDLQRNVNLTEPILSRFDIVCVVRDLVNPEADARLAEFVIDSHIRSHPLNDDGHDEDPDKMDVSDDDTVNSEDDDENITSTRLRKEENARKQKEDEISPIPQAFLIKYIHYARTRIHPKLNQMDMDKVSRVYADLRKESNTTGSFPITVRHLESILRISESFAKMRLSEYVSSGDLDRAIKVVVDSFVGTQKISIRKQLQRSFMKYTLPHRKHLPQQVTVS
- a CDS encoding uncharacterized protein (BUSCO:EOG09264CP8); the encoded protein is MTEEKKSPIKNTDIFTFIPNLIGYGRVLTLLASWLTMKSYPLITMLAFYSTSCLLDAFDGAAARKYGQSTKFGAVLDMVTDRSSTCSLIVFLGIIYPDWCILWQFLISLDLSSHYMHMYAMITSGASSHKSVSKDSNILMRLYYTNRKILFTVCAFNELFYIALYFAHYDLGNFPGTSIPTGVMLAYISAPTWIFKQIMNVIQMVNAALMMSHLDAQQYNKLHKLI
- the MEU1 gene encoding S-methyl-5-thioadenosine phosphorylase (BUSCO:EOG09263KB4), whose translation is MPIMTKLAHEFHEPVLLAIIGGTGLYSLAALKPIAKLIISTPWGEPSSPITIARTSSGFPIAFLARHGPHHDLLPSDVPYRANIAALKGLGVKVILAFSAVGSLREHIKPRDFVVPNQIIDRTKGIRSSTFFCKGFVAHAGFGEPFDPKLNKLIGDHCREILQGDGVKLHTKETEGKNVILVCMEGPAFSTRAESQLYRSWGGDVINMSCIPESKLAREAEIAYQMICMSTDYDSWNESEEPVTVEQVVGNLKANTDNAHRVAEKLIDLLEPKIKSGEIGGDLDGSMKFSVSTKKPARDRRAAIKMHYLFPNYWPLE
- a CDS encoding uncharacterized protein (BUSCO:EOG092650I8), which produces MSLVNLANVCSHLQNCVMAKLPLAKIPYTRLHLQIALGLYNEGFISSVQRGSINGPDIKQVEVTPDNVSTRRLWLGLKYKDNKPVLSHIHLISKPNRRVHLTNDELVHFAAGNRVRFVKPMKPDEVVFVRASNGDVLNLYEAVKKQLTGELLCRVSLGDKSLTGKKYSIAGFDMDETIITTQSGTRFGHGAWDWCIKYPEVVSRLKELETIHSNDDTIKVIAIFTNQGAINNTKRSKSLSGFTHKISSIIKKLSTLTSLPIVIYAATRDPQANKNVLAKKAAKIARKPDIGMFQQLLNDINATKEDVSYQDSFFCGDAAGRPGDFSECDIGIAKKIGVKFYTPEQYFLDVKEK